The Levilactobacillus namurensis genomic interval ACCAACAGACGTTATTCTTAGGTGGCGTGGCCCGTTTTGATTATGATAAGGGGCCTAAGTCAGGGTTCACGGCTTATTTTGAGAACAACCTATACATTCATCGGACCAAGCTGGCGAACGCCGATGATTGTCGGCAACGGCAGTTAGGGCAACTTCTGACACCACCGCAACCGGAAAACGCTGCCGATTTTCCAGCCTTAGTGGCCCACACCTTTAAGACCACGGCTAAGAGTGACTTAGTCTTTGAAGGCTTAGGGTGGATCACGGTACCAGCAGGTGTCAATGTGACTGGCTGGGCACCCGAGGGTGTTGGCGTCTTGTTACGACGCGCAATGATATAATAATGGAGGAAATAAATTTGTTACGAGGCAAACAAAAACGCTATTTACGGGCACAAGCCCACAACCTGCGGCCCATCTTTTCTGTCGGAAAAAATGGGCTGACCCAGACGTGGTTAGACCAGCTGACGGGAGCCCTGGAGAAGCGGGAACTGATTAAGATTAATCTGCAGCAAAGTGCTGAAGCTACGGTCGCGGAGACCAAGGACTTCATCGAAGGCCATACGGACATTCAAGTCGTTCAAACGATTGGTCGGGTACTGGTGCTGTACCGGCCGGCAACGGATACGGATAATCAACGCTATTCAACGGTGGTTGAAGACATGTAAGGGGGCTAAGCGGTCGTGGTAAAGATCTTAGAACGAACGAGTACGAAAGTCGCTACGGAGATGGCGGCTACGGCCAAGAAGCGTCGAATCGGCATTCTTGGCGGAACTTTTAATCCGCCGCACTTAGGACACTTAGTGATTGCGGATCAGGTTGCGACCCAGTTGGGCTTAGATCAAGTCTTGTTCATGCCGGATGCGGAGCCGCCCCACGTTGATCGAAAGATTACGATTCCGGCAAAGGACCGGGTGGCCATGGTCAAGGCAGCGATTGCGGATAATCCGCGATTTTCGTTAGAACTAACCGAAGTTGAGCGGGGGGGCCGGAGCTATAGTTATGAGACGATGCGCCAGCTCACCCAGCAACATCCAGAAAATCAGTATTATTTCATTATTGGCGGCGACATGGTCGCCTACCTGCCGAAGTGGTACCGGATTAATGATTTAGTGAAGTTAGTTCAATTTGTGGGCGTCTGCCGTCAGGGGTACACTCACGAGTCGCCGTATCCCGTTCTCTGGGTCGACATGCCGCAGATTGGCATTAGTTCGACGATGGTTCGGGAACAGGTTCGGCGGGGCCAGTCGGTGCGTTATCTGGTTCCGACCTTGGTGGATCTCTATATAAAGGAGCATTTGTTATATCGTGGCTGAGATGACGTATACGGAACACCTCTTTCCGGGGACCCGGGAGGAGTTGCTGGTTAAGATTGAAAAGCAGCTGAAGCCCAAACGGTTTCAACACGTATTACGCGTGGAACAGACTGCCATTCAGTTAGCCCGAGCGAACCAGGTTGATTTGGAGAAAGCCAGTATTGCGGGGTTGACCCATGATTACGCGAAGCAGCGACCGGATGAAGACTTTATCCAGGCCATTCACGATTATGCCATGGATCCCGCGTTACTCACCTACGGCAATGCCATCTGGCACGGCGTCGTAGGTGCTGAGTTCGTTAAGCGCGAGCTGGGTATTATGGATGAGGACATCTTAAATGCGGTCCGGCACCATACCACCGGCGCGGTTTACATGACGAAGTTGGAACAGATTGTGTATATGGCGGACTTCATTGAACCAGCCCACGACTTTCCCGGGGTTGATCGGGCCCGGGAACTCACGGCACAAGACTTAGGTCGCGGAGTAGCCTATCAAGCACAGCACACGTTGGCGTACTTAGTGGCGAAGAACCAACCCGTTTACCCTAAGTCTATTGAAACTTATAACGCCTGGATTCGGCGTTACCCGACGATTTGAGAGGAGCACATCATTTGGAAAGCAAAACATTATTAGAAATTGCAGTTAAGGCCGCTGAAAGCAAGCGGGCAGAGGGCATCACCGCATTAGATATGCAGAAAATCAGCTTGATGGCGGACTACTTCCTGATCATGGAAGCTAATTCTAGCCGGCAAGTTAAGGCGATTGCTGACGAAATCATTGATAAGATGGCCGAAAACGACGTGACGATTCGCGATGTGGAAGGTAAGGATGGCGCCAACTGGATCTTAATCGACCTAGGTGACGTCGTGGTTCACGTCTTCCAGAAGGAACAACGGTCCCACTACAATCTGGAAAAGCTCTGGTCCGACGCGCCAACCGTTGACCTGAGCCAATGGGTCGAAGCAGAAGCATGATTTATCAATCCTTCGCCCAGTTATACGACGAGTTGTTTGATCCAGCCATGTACCAGCAATGGCTGGATTTTGTCGCTTCACGTGTTGCACCTACGGAAGGGCCCTTGTTGGATTTGGCCTGTGGGAGCGGTCGGCTAGGCGTTCAACTCGCCCAGCGGGGGTATGACGTGAGTGGCTTAGATTTGTCGGAAGAGATGCTGGCTTTGGCAGAAAAACACGCGGAGGAGGCCCAGGTGACCTTTCCGTTGATGGCGGGGAACATGGTCGACCTCAGCGAGATCGACACGTATCAAACGGTGACTTGTTTTGCTGATTCGTTCTGCTATTTACCAGATATCGCGACGGTCACGCAGGCCTTTACGCAGGTTCATGATCATTTGGCAATCGGCGGAAAGTTCCTGTTCGACGTCATCACGCCTCACCAGACGGACGATGTCTATCCAGGGTATATGTATAATTACGTTGATGATGACCGGGCCTTTCTCTGGACCAGTTACGGGATCGAAGATGAAGAACACGCCGTTGAGCACGACTTAACGTTCTTTATTCACGATGTCGCCGACGATGCCTATCACAAAGTCACGGAATTACACCACGAACGGACTTACGCGTTGGCTGCTTATCAGCAGGCGCTCCAACAAGCTGGACTGACCTTAAAGCGGGTGAGTGCTGATTTTGGTGAACGGGACATTGATGATCAGACCACGCGGTGGTTCTTTGAGGCCACACGGGAGGCTTAACCATGACGTTACGGGCGGCAGGCATCATTGCCGAGTATAATCCTTTTCATAATGGGCACGCGTATCAATTGAGCCAGGTACGCACGCAAACGGATGCAGATCTCATCGTGGTGGCGATGAGTGGTAACTGGGTCCAGCGTGGAGAGCCGGCCTTGATGGACAAGTGGCAGCGAGCCCAAGCGGCGCTAGCGGGCGGTGTCGATCTAGTGGTTGAATTACCCACGACCAGTGCCGTTCAACCCGCGCATTTATTTGCTGCGGGGGGTGTTCAGGTATTAGCGGCACTAGGGTGTCAGTGGTTAGCGTTTGGGACGGAGCATCCGGATTTAGACTATGGGCAATTGATGGCCCATCTGCCCACGAATCCGGCAACGTTTAAACGGTTCGACCAGACCTACGCGACCCTGTTTCAGGGGTATCTCCGGGATCAGACGGGGATTACGTTGAATGCGGCTAACGATATTCTGGGCTTCTTCTATGCCTTGGCGAACCGTCAAGCCGGTAGTCCGCTCCGCTTAGTGCCACTACCGCGGCGGGGAAGTCAGCATAACGACCAGCAGATCGCCGACCAGGCGCGCTTTGCGAGTGCCACGGCGATTCGGACGGCAGCGCTAGCCGGTGACTGGGACGCCGTTCGGTCTGTGGTGCCCGATACCACGCTGACCACGTTGCAGACGATCCGGTTGACCAGTTGGGAGGACTTCTGGCCCCTATTACGGTACCAGTTGATCAGTAGTGCCGTAACGGACCTGGGAGCCCTGTACCAGATGCGTGAGGGTGTAGAGTACCGCCTGAAGAAGGCGGCGCTACCCGCGACGAGTTTTGCGGCGTTTATGCACGCGGTCAAGACCAAGCGGTACACCTATACGCGGCTACAACGGCAGGCCACATCGGTGCTCTTGCAGACCAAGCCTACGGAAATGTTGGCCGGTCCCCAGTACCTTCGCGTTTTAGGGTATAATGCGGTGGGACGCCAGTATCTGCACCAGATCAAGAAACACGTGGCCTTGCCATTGGTCAGCCGAGCGGACCGGGAGTGGCAGCAGAAGCTGGGAGCTTTGGACAACCGGGCGGGCCTGGTACGGTCTCTGGTGACTGGCGTTGCCCAGGACGATGGCCGCATTCCCGTGATGTTTCCCGATTCTCAAAGACTATCAAGGAAATTACCTTGACATCATTTCGCTTGACAGGTATAATTTATCACGTTGCATTGGAGGAATAACGATGAAATGGTCGTTGACCGAGTTACGCAAGAACCACCGGAATGACCCCTTACAGTTTGAGGAGACGCTGGATTTGAAGGCGGATCTGATGGAGCGGTATGGGGAAGAGGTCTTAGATCTCAGTCCCGTTAAGGTTCAAGGGATGGTTTCCGTCGTGAACGGTGACGTTGCGGTGGATGCCCGGGTCAAAGCGGATTTGACGGTTCCGTCAAGTCGGTCTTTGACGCCGGTGGATTTACCCGTCGATTTTAGGATGACGGAGTACTACGTTTCGGATGCTGCGGCAACGCAACGGTTTGAGAAGGCCGACGTTGTGATGGTGGTTCCAGACGACTTGATTGATTTTGATAAAGCCGTTGGGGACAACATCATCTTGCAGATTCCGATGCACATTCTGTCTGATGCCGAACAACAAGGTGCCGCAATGCCGGAAGGGCAAGATTGGCAGGTTGTGAGTGAGGCCGACTTAGATAAAGTCGAGGCAGAAAATCAATCAGTTGATCCACGTCTTGCAAAGTTAAAGGACTTCTTCCCTGATCAGGATGATAAGTAGTCACTTTGTGAGCCTTAAAATTTTTTCACTAGTGGATAATTTTAATTAAAGGAGGTGTTTTCTTTGGCTGTACCAGCACGGAAAACGTCTAAGACGAAAAAGCGCATGCGTCGGGGTCACATTAAGTTGAATGTCCCTGGTTTGACGCCATGCCCAAACTGTGGTGAACTGCGTAAGTCACACATGGTTTGCCCTAGCTGTGGCTTCTACGATGGCCGTCAGGTCGTTGCAAAAGCAACTGCAAACAACTAAACCTAAATGAAAAAACTCCTATGAAGTCCGCGGCTTCTGGGAGTTTTTTTGTGCCCTAATTTCACTTGTGTGCTGGTGAACGATAGATTAAAATATGATTATAAAATGATTATCATTTATTAATCATGGAGGTGGGAAATGTGCAGGTTCGACGCTATTGGCACTATGCTCGGCAGTCGGTAGGCTGGCTACTGCTCCTGATACCGATTGCTAGTGCGATTGAAATTGCGGTTGCCGCGTTGTTACAGTTGATGACGGACGCAGCGACGGGGCGCAGTTCAGTATCCTATGGCGGATTGGTGGCCATTGTGGGCAGCTATATTTTAGTGGATGCGGGGATGTTTTTCGGCTGTCAGTATCTGACGCAAACGACGCTGAATCGTATGATGGCTGGTCTTCGCCAAGATTTGTTAGAGGCACTGTTTCGCCGACCGACCGGCGTTGGCCGGGATACCCAAGCTCTAACGACGACCTACTATAATGACTTTACGACCACGTTACCCATCATTCGGCAGGAGTACCTGCAGGGGAGTGTCAACGTGTACCGGGCGTTATGGCAATTCTTAATTGCCGTGGGTATGTCGGTGATGATTCAGCCCTGGCTGAGCTTGCTGATCCTAGCGTTATGCTTGCCGGGATTGGGGGTGCCGTTTCTTCAACGGCGTCGCTTGCAACGGAATAAGCAAGCCGTACTCCAACAAAATCAAGCGGTGACGCAACGGCTACAGGATGCGACGCAGGGGTTACGTACAATTCAAATTTTTAATGTCCAACGACAACTGCAACGGCTATTCGCG includes:
- the yhbY gene encoding ribosome assembly RNA-binding protein YhbY, with product MEEINLLRGKQKRYLRAQAHNLRPIFSVGKNGLTQTWLDQLTGALEKRELIKINLQQSAEATVAETKDFIEGHTDIQVVQTIGRVLVLYRPATDTDNQRYSTVVEDM
- a CDS encoding nicotinate-nucleotide adenylyltransferase, which gives rise to MAATAKKRRIGILGGTFNPPHLGHLVIADQVATQLGLDQVLFMPDAEPPHVDRKITIPAKDRVAMVKAAIADNPRFSLELTEVERGGRSYSYETMRQLTQQHPENQYYFIIGGDMVAYLPKWYRINDLVKLVQFVGVCRQGYTHESPYPVLWVDMPQIGISSTMVREQVRRGQSVRYLVPTLVDLYIKEHLLYRG
- the yqeK gene encoding bis(5'-nucleosyl)-tetraphosphatase (symmetrical) YqeK — encoded protein: MVAEMTYTEHLFPGTREELLVKIEKQLKPKRFQHVLRVEQTAIQLARANQVDLEKASIAGLTHDYAKQRPDEDFIQAIHDYAMDPALLTYGNAIWHGVVGAEFVKRELGIMDEDILNAVRHHTTGAVYMTKLEQIVYMADFIEPAHDFPGVDRARELTAQDLGRGVAYQAQHTLAYLVAKNQPVYPKSIETYNAWIRRYPTI
- the rsfS gene encoding ribosome silencing factor, encoding MESKTLLEIAVKAAESKRAEGITALDMQKISLMADYFLIMEANSSRQVKAIADEIIDKMAENDVTIRDVEGKDGANWILIDLGDVVVHVFQKEQRSHYNLEKLWSDAPTVDLSQWVEAEA
- a CDS encoding class I SAM-dependent methyltransferase; its protein translation is MIYQSFAQLYDELFDPAMYQQWLDFVASRVAPTEGPLLDLACGSGRLGVQLAQRGYDVSGLDLSEEMLALAEKHAEEAQVTFPLMAGNMVDLSEIDTYQTVTCFADSFCYLPDIATVTQAFTQVHDHLAIGGKFLFDVITPHQTDDVYPGYMYNYVDDDRAFLWTSYGIEDEEHAVEHDLTFFIHDVADDAYHKVTELHHERTYALAAYQQALQQAGLTLKRVSADFGERDIDDQTTRWFFEATREA
- a CDS encoding nucleotidyltransferase, which encodes MTLRAAGIIAEYNPFHNGHAYQLSQVRTQTDADLIVVAMSGNWVQRGEPALMDKWQRAQAALAGGVDLVVELPTTSAVQPAHLFAAGGVQVLAALGCQWLAFGTEHPDLDYGQLMAHLPTNPATFKRFDQTYATLFQGYLRDQTGITLNAANDILGFFYALANRQAGSPLRLVPLPRRGSQHNDQQIADQARFASATAIRTAALAGDWDAVRSVVPDTTLTTLQTIRLTSWEDFWPLLRYQLISSAVTDLGALYQMREGVEYRLKKAALPATSFAAFMHAVKTKRYTYTRLQRQATSVLLQTKPTEMLAGPQYLRVLGYNAVGRQYLHQIKKHVALPLVSRADREWQQKLGALDNRAGLVRSLVTGVAQDDGRIPVMFPDSQRLSRKLP
- a CDS encoding DUF177 domain-containing protein, which encodes MKWSLTELRKNHRNDPLQFEETLDLKADLMERYGEEVLDLSPVKVQGMVSVVNGDVAVDARVKADLTVPSSRSLTPVDLPVDFRMTEYYVSDAAATQRFEKADVVMVVPDDLIDFDKAVGDNIILQIPMHILSDAEQQGAAMPEGQDWQVVSEADLDKVEAENQSVDPRLAKLKDFFPDQDDK
- the rpmF gene encoding 50S ribosomal protein L32; the protein is MAVPARKTSKTKKRMRRGHIKLNVPGLTPCPNCGELRKSHMVCPSCGFYDGRQVVAKATANN